atggACCCACAGATTCCCTTTTAGGCTACTAAAAACCAGGAATTTTTTATCCACACAAAACCAAGCTATACATATCGCTCTGAGACATAACGTAACCACTGGGAAATTAAGGAAAGCAAAAGGAATTTGTTTAGCCATGGCAACAACTTCATCCTACATGGCCCGACCCACCCTCTCCATGATGGGCTGGTCAAAGGGCTCTAATATGAGAAAGAGAATTGGTTTTACAGTatcagcatcatcatcatcaggaGTAGAAGAACAGGAAGAAGCTTCTGCAGAGGTGAAAGTTGAAGAAGATATCAATCAACCAGAAGAGCCACAGAAGAAGCTTGAGGTAATATAAGGCTGCTTTTCTGCTTTCCGTGTTCATTATATtcatatactaattaattaattattagaatCAAGCCTTTACCAGTTACCACTACACATATTACAGACGTTAGATGCTAGACTTGGCCCGGCTCCCAGGTGCTAAATTGATTTTTATTGGCCTTCATCCAACCAACTAACTCTGATATCACTTGTTAGGATAAGCACTAGCTAGTATTGaagacacaattttattttcttatatagtaacacattttttaaacgttaggtgctggacttgaccctttaaacctggcctccacccaacaattccCAGTTAACACATTTTTGAAACGTTGGGTGCTTGACTTGACCCTTTAAACCTGGTCTGCGCCGAACAATTCCCGGTTAACACATTTTTGAGACGGTTGGGTGCTGGTCTTGGCCTTTTAAAcctggcctctgcccaacaattttCCGTTAACACATTTTTGAGACGTTAGGTGCTAGACTTGGCTTTTAAACCTGGTCTCCGTCGAACAATTTCcagttaacacatttttaaGACGTtgagtgctggacttggccctttaaaTTAAACCTGgtctctgcccaacaattcttggacttggccctttaaaTTAAACCTGgtctctgcccaacaattcttggacttggccctttaaaTTAAACCTGGTCTCTGCCAAACAATTCTCagtcagttaacacatttttgATACGTTGGgtactggacttggccctttaaaCCTggtctccgcccaacaattctcAATCAATtagtgctagacttggcctttacgGGTCTCTCGACCAACATTAATGTGAGTGCAGGAAGGAATGAAGACGACGCCGAGGCCAGTGGAGGCGCAGATAAATGTGAAGAACAAGAACATGGGGAGAGAGTACGGAGGGCAGTGGCTGAGCAGCACGACTCGGCACGTGCGGATATACGCGGCGTATATCGATCCCGAAACGTGCGCGTTCGACCAGACGCAGATGGATAAGCTCACCCTATTACTTGACCCAACTGATGAGTTCCTTTG
This portion of the Ipomoea triloba cultivar NCNSP0323 chromosome 5, ASM357664v1 genome encodes:
- the LOC116019070 gene encoding NAD(P)H-quinone oxidoreductase subunit M, chloroplastic, which codes for MATTSSYMARPTLSMMGWSKGSNMRKRIGFTVSASSSSGVEEQEEASAEVKVEEDINQPEEPQKKLEEGMKTTPRPVEAQINVKNKNMGREYGGQWLSSTTRHVRIYAAYIDPETCAFDQTQMDKLTLLLDPTDEFLWTDETCNKVYSYFQELVDHYEGAPLTEYTLRLIGSDIEHYIRRLLYAGEIQYNMDARVLNFSMGKPRIGFNYDGQLQDVNQ